In one Actinomyces trachealis genomic region, the following are encoded:
- a CDS encoding ECF transporter S component, translating into MTSPTPAEDAPVIHTSSRASTRDSVLGTRNLMTVTALGVVGSLMVVPLTYLSVLVAVNPRGILIMCALMGAWIIPYLLPGVIVNKPGAFLVSGLIMGVIGAFLTPQGPTAIIGNVIGSCFVGLPVALFLYRRWTWWVYALSGVIFGGVNASAYSAGFQIALTREQTITAVILAVLSCWVGVGVCLLLKKALARTGVGISK; encoded by the coding sequence ATGACCAGCCCCACACCCGCAGAAGACGCCCCGGTCATCCACACCTCCTCCCGCGCTAGCACCCGAGACTCCGTGCTGGGCACCAGGAACCTGATGACCGTCACCGCCCTAGGCGTCGTCGGCTCCCTGATGGTAGTGCCGCTGACCTACCTTTCCGTGCTGGTGGCCGTTAACCCCCGCGGCATCCTCATCATGTGCGCACTCATGGGGGCGTGGATCATCCCCTACCTGCTGCCAGGCGTGATCGTTAACAAGCCCGGGGCCTTCCTGGTCAGTGGGCTAATCATGGGCGTCATCGGCGCCTTCCTGACCCCGCAGGGACCAACCGCCATCATCGGCAATGTGATCGGCTCCTGCTTCGTAGGACTGCCGGTAGCCCTGTTCCTTTACCGCCGTTGGACCTGGTGGGTCTACGCCCTCTCCGGGGTTATCTTCGGGGGCGTGAACGCCTCCGCCTACAGCGCAGGCTTCCAGATCGCCCTGACCCGTGAGCAGACCATTACAGCCGTGATCCTGGCAGTCCTGTCCTGCTGGGTCGGGGTAGGCGTGTGCCTGCTGCTCAAGAAAGCCCTGGCCCGCACCGGCGTCGGCATCTCCAAGTGA
- a CDS encoding ABC transporter ATP-binding protein, whose protein sequence is MTTTPAAGLNVPAQADHAIARLDRLGVRYAGTSTWMPAGVSLELPAGCATLLLGPSGCGKSTLTLTLGGLVPHSVPADYRGSVLVAGQEVADADVSHLARHVAMVMQDPDSQMVTTRVLDEVCYALENLRVPAAQVEPRAQAALQSVGMESFAGLSPWELSGGQRQRVALAAALAVEPALLVLDEPTANLDPAASASFYAILPELKEKGTTVLVVEHNLDDLIPHIDQVVALDSSGRSIAVGTPRAVFSQHSQALEAAGIRLPSAVSLHQHLLCRGLLGPAQPTAPAHRPRSAPQPGPPTAAPPPTPSAVGPASVPLTLVEAAQLLSDLEGPLVKAAAHPPATTVPAPGSGHDKTASSTTAPTPLLVVKDLVVWRGRRRRRHEVLHGVSLEAHRGEIVAVLGVNGSGKTTLLRALTGLDPWSGGEVLVAGRRRRPGKPGREVTLVTQNPEHQLLERTVRDELAHGMRMDGASGAQVDAKVSELLDRFNLAAHADLSPFLLSGGQQRRLTVASVLSEQRKLICLDEPTFGQDQRSQQELMGQLHDVAAQGTTVLLTTHDMELAAAHADRVLVLSEGTVLTLRAPAEALTDVELLERAGLRPPPLAQVADHARALGAEPGPLLSWKDLA, encoded by the coding sequence GTGACCACCACCCCCGCAGCGGGCCTCAACGTACCGGCCCAGGCCGACCACGCAATCGCCCGTCTGGACCGGCTCGGCGTGCGCTACGCGGGCACCAGCACCTGGATGCCTGCAGGAGTCAGCCTGGAGCTGCCAGCCGGGTGCGCCACGCTGCTGCTGGGTCCCTCCGGCTGCGGCAAGTCCACCCTCACCCTGACCCTGGGCGGCCTGGTGCCCCACAGCGTGCCCGCAGACTACCGCGGCTCCGTGCTAGTGGCCGGGCAGGAGGTGGCGGACGCCGACGTCTCCCACCTGGCCCGGCACGTAGCCATGGTCATGCAAGACCCAGACTCCCAGATGGTGACTACCCGGGTACTGGACGAGGTCTGCTACGCCTTAGAGAACCTGCGGGTCCCGGCCGCCCAGGTGGAGCCGCGCGCCCAGGCCGCCCTACAGTCTGTGGGCATGGAGTCCTTCGCCGGGCTCAGCCCCTGGGAGCTCTCGGGCGGGCAGCGGCAACGGGTGGCGCTGGCGGCGGCACTCGCCGTGGAGCCAGCCCTGCTGGTGCTCGACGAACCCACTGCCAACCTGGACCCCGCAGCCTCCGCCAGCTTCTACGCAATCCTGCCGGAACTCAAGGAGAAGGGCACCACGGTGCTCGTGGTGGAGCACAACCTGGATGACCTGATCCCGCATATCGACCAGGTGGTCGCCCTGGACTCCTCTGGCCGCAGCATAGCCGTCGGCACTCCCCGGGCGGTCTTCAGCCAGCACAGTCAGGCCCTGGAAGCCGCAGGCATCCGGCTGCCCAGCGCCGTAAGCCTGCACCAGCACCTCCTGTGCCGCGGCCTGCTGGGCCCCGCTCAACCCACCGCACCAGCACACCGCCCCCGCTCAGCCCCACAGCCTGGGCCTCCCACCGCAGCCCCGCCTCCGACGCCCTCCGCCGTGGGACCGGCCAGCGTCCCTCTGACCTTGGTCGAGGCCGCACAGCTGCTGTCCGACCTGGAAGGACCGCTGGTGAAGGCTGCCGCCCACCCACCGGCCACAACCGTCCCCGCCCCGGGCAGCGGTCACGACAAGACGGCCAGCAGCACGACGGCGCCCACCCCCCTGCTGGTGGTGAAGGACCTGGTGGTGTGGCGCGGACGCCGTCGCCGTCGTCACGAAGTGCTGCACGGGGTGTCGCTGGAAGCACATCGCGGGGAGATCGTGGCAGTCCTGGGCGTGAACGGCTCAGGCAAGACCACCCTGCTGCGGGCGCTGACGGGCCTGGATCCCTGGAGCGGCGGCGAGGTGCTAGTCGCTGGACGGCGACGACGTCCTGGTAAACCCGGGCGGGAGGTCACGCTGGTCACGCAAAACCCGGAGCACCAGCTCTTGGAACGGACGGTTCGCGACGAACTCGCCCACGGCATGCGTATGGACGGCGCCAGCGGTGCGCAGGTAGACGCCAAAGTGTCTGAGCTGCTGGACCGCTTCAACCTGGCTGCTCACGCGGACCTCAGCCCCTTCCTGCTCTCGGGCGGGCAGCAGCGGCGGCTGACCGTGGCCTCCGTGCTCAGCGAGCAGCGGAAGCTGATCTGCCTGGATGAACCGACCTTCGGCCAGGATCAGCGCAGCCAGCAGGAGCTGATGGGCCAGCTGCACGACGTTGCCGCTCAGGGCACCACGGTGTTGCTGACCACCCACGACATGGAGCTGGCCGCCGCGCACGCCGACCGGGTACTGGTCCTCTCAGAAGGGACGGTCCTGACCCTACGGGCACCCGCCGAGGCCCTAACCGACGTTGAGCTGCTGGAGCGTGCTGGCCTGCGGCCGCCGCCCCTGGCCCAAGTGGCTGACCACGCCAGAGCCCTTGGGGCAGAACCCGGCCCGTTGCTCTCCTGGAAGGACCTGGCATGA
- a CDS encoding energy-coupling factor transporter transmembrane component T family protein, translated as MTHPTAGSTGTPTRPRPYPGPGLASWLDLDPLSPFTAATPVVMVVALQTTHVPALWALVVGLVLLVVADLRRGLLAAGAVLLVSTLIAATLALSAPVERVGLSPVVLEVWGLHLQRNQLLAGLRLGGKLGAAMSLFILTGLLARPQALLQALVSHLRVPYRVAYAGVAALGFRERFSHEYQVIQEAHRLRGTRAPLRLLRPVVRRWTALPALMAGAVRHAERVSMSMDARGFGAYRTRTERSVPRWRMRDTLVVALGWTAAAYIAWSFLGTGLVVHDI; from the coding sequence ATGACACACCCCACCGCAGGCTCCACCGGCACCCCCACCCGGCCCAGGCCTTACCCCGGTCCCGGGCTGGCGTCCTGGCTGGACCTTGACCCGTTGTCACCGTTCACAGCGGCAACACCGGTGGTCATGGTTGTGGCGCTACAGACCACTCACGTGCCAGCGCTGTGGGCGCTGGTCGTTGGGCTGGTGCTACTGGTGGTGGCCGACCTCAGGCGGGGGCTCCTGGCAGCCGGGGCCGTACTGCTGGTCTCCACGCTGATCGCCGCCACCCTGGCGTTGTCCGCCCCCGTCGAGCGGGTCGGGCTCTCCCCCGTAGTGCTGGAAGTCTGGGGACTGCACCTGCAACGCAACCAGCTGCTCGCCGGGTTGCGGCTGGGAGGCAAGCTAGGAGCAGCCATGAGTCTGTTCATACTCACCGGGCTACTGGCCCGTCCGCAGGCCCTGCTGCAGGCGCTGGTCTCACACCTGCGGGTACCTTACCGGGTGGCTTACGCGGGAGTGGCGGCCCTAGGCTTCCGAGAACGCTTCAGCCACGAGTACCAGGTGATCCAAGAGGCACACCGGCTCCGGGGCACTCGGGCTCCTTTGCGGCTACTGCGACCGGTGGTACGACGCTGGACGGCCTTGCCCGCGCTCATGGCCGGGGCGGTCCGCCACGCTGAACGGGTATCCATGTCGATGGACGCACGCGGCTTCGGGGCCTACCGGACCAGGACCGAGCGCTCGGTGCCTCGCTGGCGGATGCGGGACACGCTGGTGGTAGCGCTCGGGTGGACGGCGGCAGCGTACATAGCGTGGAGCTTTCTGGGCACCGGTCTGGTCGTGCACGACATCTGA